In one Pseudarthrobacter oxydans genomic region, the following are encoded:
- a CDS encoding 8-oxo-dGTP diphosphatase — protein sequence MAAAAVALCFLLQEVDGVSQVLLGLKKTGFGRGKIVGIGGHVEVGETEAEAVIREVREETDVGLRHEDLRDAGVVRFVFPAKPEWDMDTRLFTAVRWEGEPTESTEIAPAWFDTAALPFDRMWQDADHWLPVVLEGGSVNIVVTMDNDNEAVASSESLLP from the coding sequence ATGGCGGCCGCTGCAGTGGCACTGTGTTTCCTGCTCCAAGAGGTGGACGGCGTTTCCCAGGTCCTGCTGGGGCTGAAGAAGACCGGCTTCGGGCGCGGAAAGATTGTCGGCATCGGCGGGCACGTCGAAGTGGGGGAGACCGAAGCGGAAGCAGTGATCCGCGAGGTGCGGGAGGAAACCGACGTCGGGCTCCGGCACGAGGACCTTCGGGATGCCGGGGTGGTGCGCTTCGTGTTTCCTGCCAAGCCGGAGTGGGACATGGATACCCGTCTGTTCACTGCTGTCCGCTGGGAAGGCGAACCCACCGAAAGCACCGAGATCGCTCCCGCCTGGTTCGATACCGCCGCGCTGCCCTTTGACCGGATGTGGCAGGATGCGGACCACTGGCTGCCGGTGGTGCTGGAGGGAGGCAGCGTCAACATCGTGGTGACCATGGACAACGACAACGAGGCCGTCGCCTCCTCGGAAAGCCTGCTGCCTTAA
- a CDS encoding CTP synthase → MIGSNSVVQRSNSRVNSRFPGSSKTTKHIFVTGGVASSLGKGLTASSLGHLLRARGLSVTMQKLDPYLNVDPGTMNPFQHGEVFVTDDGAETDLDIGHYERFLDENLEGSANVTTGQVYSTVIAKERRGEYLGDTVQVIPHITDEIKRRMRLPAEGKNAPDVIITEIGGTVGDIESQPFLESARQVRQDIGRTNVFFLHVSLVPYIGPSQELKTKPTQHSVAALRSIGIQPEAIVIRSDREVPDAMREKIGRMCDVDIDAVVNAADAPSIYDIPKTLHTQGLDSYIVRALDLPFKDVDWTSWDKLLEAVHNPKHEVEIALVGKYIDLPDAYLSVTEALRAGGFANDTKVKIRWVPSDECETREGAIKALDGVDAICVPGGFGIRGLEGKLGALKFARETKLPVLGLCLGLQCMVIEYARNVVGLEGASSSEFEPDSKYPVIATMEEQLEFVEGRGDLGGTMRLGLYEAKLDAGSVIAETYGKTTVSERHRHRYEVNNKYREQIAAAGLVFSGTSPDGKLVEFVELPADVHPYYVATQAHPELSSRPTRPHPLFAGLVKAALDHQRGSDTAATVGVGAVEAEHSGTVAAK, encoded by the coding sequence ATGATAGGCTCGAATTCCGTGGTGCAGCGATCAAATTCCCGTGTAAATTCCCGGTTCCCGGGCTCGTCCAAGACGACCAAACACATCTTCGTAACCGGTGGTGTGGCGTCCTCGCTCGGTAAGGGACTGACGGCATCAAGCCTCGGTCACCTGTTGCGTGCGCGTGGCCTGTCTGTAACTATGCAGAAGCTGGATCCCTACCTGAACGTGGATCCGGGCACCATGAACCCCTTCCAGCACGGCGAAGTCTTCGTCACCGACGACGGCGCCGAAACGGACCTGGACATCGGACACTACGAGCGCTTCCTGGACGAAAACCTGGAAGGTTCGGCGAACGTAACCACGGGGCAGGTGTACTCCACGGTCATCGCCAAGGAACGCCGCGGCGAGTACCTCGGGGACACCGTCCAGGTCATCCCGCACATCACGGATGAGATCAAGCGCCGGATGCGCCTGCCCGCCGAGGGCAAGAACGCCCCGGACGTCATCATCACCGAAATCGGCGGCACGGTGGGGGACATCGAATCCCAGCCGTTCCTCGAATCGGCCCGCCAGGTGCGCCAGGACATCGGCCGCACCAACGTGTTCTTCCTCCACGTCTCGCTGGTCCCGTACATCGGGCCGTCCCAGGAGCTGAAGACCAAGCCCACCCAGCACTCCGTCGCAGCCCTTCGGTCCATCGGCATCCAGCCTGAGGCGATCGTTATCCGCTCGGACCGTGAGGTGCCGGACGCGATGCGGGAAAAGATCGGCCGGATGTGCGACGTCGACATCGACGCCGTGGTGAACGCCGCCGATGCCCCCAGCATCTACGACATCCCCAAGACCCTCCACACGCAGGGCCTGGACTCGTACATCGTGCGCGCCCTGGACCTGCCGTTCAAGGACGTGGACTGGACCAGCTGGGACAAGCTGCTCGAAGCCGTGCACAACCCCAAGCACGAGGTTGAGATCGCGCTGGTGGGCAAGTACATCGACCTGCCCGACGCCTACCTGTCAGTGACAGAGGCCCTGCGTGCCGGCGGCTTCGCCAACGACACCAAGGTCAAGATCCGCTGGGTCCCCTCGGACGAATGCGAAACCCGCGAGGGCGCTATCAAGGCGCTCGACGGCGTCGACGCCATTTGCGTTCCCGGCGGCTTCGGCATCCGCGGACTTGAAGGCAAGCTCGGCGCCCTGAAGTTCGCCCGCGAAACCAAGCTGCCCGTCCTGGGACTGTGCTTGGGCCTGCAGTGCATGGTGATCGAATACGCCCGCAACGTGGTGGGGCTGGAAGGTGCGTCTTCCAGCGAGTTCGAGCCTGATTCCAAGTACCCGGTCATCGCCACCATGGAAGAGCAGCTGGAGTTCGTCGAGGGTCGCGGCGACCTCGGCGGCACCATGCGCCTGGGCCTTTACGAAGCCAAGCTCGACGCCGGATCCGTCATCGCCGAAACCTACGGCAAGACCACCGTCAGCGAACGCCACCGCCACCGCTACGAGGTCAACAACAAGTACCGCGAGCAGATCGCGGCTGCGGGCCTGGTCTTCTCCGGCACGTCACCGGACGGCAAGCTCGTGGAGTTCGTCGAACTGCCCGCTGACGTCCACCCGTACTACGTGGCCACCCAGGCGCACCCCGAGCTGAGCTCGCGCCCCACCCGGCCGCACCCGCTGTTCGCCGGCCTGGTGAAGGCCGCGCTGGACCACCAGCGGGGCTCCGACACGGCCGCCACCGTGGGGGTCGGCGCTGTCGAGGCCGAGCATTCCGGTACGGTAGCCGCTAAGTAG
- a CDS encoding response regulator, whose translation MSNIRVLIVEDEAIASAAHAAYIGRLPGFELAGRAPDGQSALRLLGEFSAAGNPVELVLLDMNLPDLHGLDIARRMRAAGILADIIAITAVRELAIVRSAVAIGVVQYLIKPFTFATFADKLESYRQFRQQLAGHDAGSGKTGASQSEVDQAFASLRAPSELPLPKGLSVSTLGSVQDFVKQQRDAVSATEVMDALGMSRVTARRYLEYLADAGTVSRTARYGTPGRPENEYRWSGR comes from the coding sequence GTGAGCAACATCCGGGTCCTCATCGTTGAGGACGAGGCCATCGCATCAGCCGCACACGCGGCCTACATCGGGCGGTTGCCGGGCTTTGAACTGGCCGGAAGAGCTCCTGACGGCCAGTCTGCCCTCCGCCTGCTCGGCGAATTTTCCGCCGCAGGCAACCCGGTGGAGCTGGTCCTCCTGGACATGAACCTCCCGGACCTCCACGGGCTGGACATTGCGCGGCGCATGCGGGCGGCCGGCATCCTGGCGGACATCATCGCCATCACGGCCGTGCGGGAACTGGCGATCGTCCGGAGCGCGGTGGCCATTGGGGTGGTCCAGTACCTGATCAAGCCGTTCACCTTCGCCACTTTCGCCGACAAGCTGGAGAGCTACCGGCAGTTCCGGCAGCAGCTCGCAGGCCATGACGCGGGATCCGGGAAAACCGGCGCGTCCCAAAGCGAAGTGGACCAGGCTTTCGCCAGCCTGCGGGCGCCGTCGGAACTCCCCCTGCCCAAGGGCCTCTCGGTTTCCACGCTGGGCTCAGTGCAGGACTTCGTCAAACAGCAGCGCGATGCCGTCTCGGCCACGGAAGTCATGGACGCCCTCGGCATGTCCCGTGTCACTGCGCGGCGCTACCTGGAGTATTTGGCCGATGCAGGTACGGTCTCCAGGACTGCCCGCTACGGCACCCCGGGCAGGCCGGAGAACGAGTACCGCTGGAGCGGGCGCTGA
- the prpB gene encoding methylisocitrate lyase, translating into MLYSKTTPEQKRIRFRELLASGTIQQFPGAFNPLSARLIEEKGFAGVYISGAVLANDLGLPDIGLTTLTEVATRAGQIARMTDLPAIVDADTGFGEPMNVARTVQEIENAGLAGLHIEDQFNPKRCGHLDGKNVVDLETATKRIRAAADARRDPNFLIMARTDIRATDGLAAAQDRARALVDAGADAIFPEAMATLDEFQAIRDAVDVPILANMTEFGKSELFTVDQLAGVGVNMVIYPVTLLRSAMGAAERTLDSIKAEGTQEAQVGSMLTRARLYDLVDYEAYNRFDTGVFNFQVPGKH; encoded by the coding sequence ATGCTGTACTCCAAGACCACTCCGGAGCAGAAGCGGATCCGGTTCCGGGAACTCCTGGCCTCCGGGACCATCCAGCAGTTCCCGGGCGCCTTCAACCCGCTCTCGGCACGGCTGATCGAGGAGAAGGGCTTCGCCGGCGTCTACATCTCCGGCGCCGTGCTGGCCAACGACCTCGGCCTGCCGGACATCGGCCTGACCACCCTCACCGAAGTCGCCACCCGCGCCGGACAGATCGCCCGCATGACGGACCTGCCCGCCATCGTGGATGCGGACACCGGCTTCGGTGAACCCATGAACGTGGCCCGCACCGTCCAGGAAATCGAGAATGCCGGGCTGGCCGGGCTGCACATCGAGGACCAGTTCAACCCCAAGCGCTGCGGCCACCTCGACGGCAAGAACGTGGTGGACCTTGAGACTGCCACCAAGCGCATCCGCGCCGCGGCCGATGCACGCCGCGACCCGAACTTCCTCATCATGGCCCGCACCGACATCCGCGCCACCGACGGACTCGCCGCAGCCCAGGACCGGGCCCGCGCCCTCGTGGATGCCGGTGCGGACGCCATTTTCCCCGAAGCGATGGCCACCCTGGACGAGTTCCAGGCCATCCGCGACGCCGTGGACGTGCCAATCCTGGCGAACATGACGGAGTTCGGAAAGAGCGAACTCTTCACCGTCGACCAGCTCGCCGGGGTGGGCGTGAACATGGTGATTTATCCGGTGACCCTGCTCCGTAGTGCCATGGGCGCTGCTGAGCGTACGCTGGACTCGATTAAGGCTGAGGGAACACAGGAGGCACAGGTGGGCAGCATGCTGACCCGTGCGCGGCTGTACGACCTCGTTGACTACGAGGCCTACAACCGCTTCGACACCGGGGTCTTCAATTTCCAGGTCCCCGGGAAGCACTAA
- the xerD gene encoding site-specific tyrosine recombinase XerD, with the protein MVPTSSAGLAPAGPAPATPVQDSVPPPAPPTAVDRGITDYLQHMGVERGLAANTLAAYRRDLARYSRYLSAAGCRRPEEVTRRHVTGFVQALSDGSDGGTALGVRSAARTVVAVRGLHKFWALEGHTPSDPASEVHPPMPGKRLPKAISVDEVTRILEAAGTDTATGLRDRALLEFLYSTGARISEAVGLDVDDISLAEAESGPAIVRLFGKGSKERLVPLGSYGARALDAYLVRGRPLLAAKGKGTPALFLNARGGRISRQSAWTILKAAAEKANITKDVSPHTLRHSFATHLLEGGADVRVVQELLGHASVTTTQVYTLVTADTLREIYAAAHPRALG; encoded by the coding sequence ATGGTCCCCACTTCCTCCGCCGGGCTGGCCCCCGCAGGGCCCGCCCCGGCAACGCCGGTCCAGGATTCCGTACCACCGCCTGCCCCGCCAACCGCCGTTGACCGCGGCATCACCGACTACCTCCAGCACATGGGTGTGGAGCGCGGACTCGCGGCCAACACCCTGGCTGCCTACCGGCGGGATCTTGCCCGCTACTCCCGTTACCTTTCCGCCGCCGGCTGCCGCCGCCCGGAGGAGGTCACCCGGCGCCACGTGACGGGATTCGTCCAGGCCCTTTCTGACGGTTCCGACGGCGGCACCGCCCTGGGAGTGCGGTCCGCGGCCAGGACCGTGGTGGCAGTGCGAGGGCTCCACAAGTTCTGGGCCCTGGAGGGGCATACCCCCTCCGACCCTGCCAGTGAGGTCCACCCGCCGATGCCCGGGAAACGGCTGCCCAAGGCCATCAGCGTCGACGAGGTGACCAGGATCCTTGAGGCGGCGGGAACGGACACGGCAACGGGGCTGCGCGACCGGGCCCTCCTTGAGTTCCTGTATTCCACCGGGGCGCGGATCAGTGAGGCCGTGGGCCTGGACGTTGACGACATTTCCTTGGCGGAGGCCGAATCGGGCCCGGCCATCGTGCGGCTCTTCGGCAAGGGGTCCAAGGAACGGCTGGTACCCCTCGGCTCGTACGGCGCCCGGGCACTGGACGCCTACCTGGTGCGCGGACGTCCCCTGCTGGCGGCCAAGGGAAAGGGCACGCCCGCACTGTTCCTGAACGCCCGCGGCGGCCGCATCAGCCGCCAGAGTGCCTGGACCATCCTCAAGGCAGCAGCCGAAAAGGCGAACATCACCAAGGACGTCTCCCCGCACACCCTCCGGCACTCCTTCGCCACCCACCTGCTCGAAGGCGGCGCCGACGTCCGCGTGGTCCAGGAACTCCTGGGCCATGCCTCGGTGACCACCACCCAGGTGTATACCCTTGTCACTGCCGATACCCTGCGGGAGATCTACGCTGCCGCGCACCCCCGGGCGCTGGGCTGA
- a CDS encoding AMP-binding protein: MVTNSYRDTYEHSLREPGEFWLSAAARVSWSTQPRRALDSSKAPLYGWFPDGVLNTSYNALDRHVEAGRGDQDALIFDSAMLGIQRRFSYAELTGLVARFAGALRNRGVGKGDRVVIYMPMIPEAAIAMLATARLGAVHSVVFGGFAPKELASRIRDAAPALVVTASGGIEPSRRIEYLPAVADALALAGVPDLPVIVTAREGFAATAAEHGWLDWDAEMAAAEPAGPVDVAATDPLYILYTSGTTGTPKGVVRDNGGHAVALNWTLDNIYGIGPGDVMWTASDVGWVVGHSYIVYGPLLAGATTVLYEGKPVGTPDAGAFWRVVQDHGVNVLFTAPTALRAIRKADPEAALLGAYDISSLRTLFTAGERLDTDTFHWASRTVRVPVVDHWWQTETGWAICANPRGLEELPIKPGSPSVPMPGFKLRIVDGLGEDLGPGSEGNIVLDLPLPPGTLATLWGDDERYISSYLQAFEGCYATGDSGYQDGDGYVFVMGRTDDIINVAGHRLSTGAMEQVIGQHPAVAECAVIGLADPLKGQRPSGYVVLKSGVDVPQDVLEKDLVALVRRDIGAVADFKHVTVVDALPKTRSGKILRKTMRQIADGGEYTVPSTIEDAGVIDQLIGILRPTAG, translated from the coding sequence ATGGTTACCAACAGCTATCGGGACACGTACGAACACAGCCTCAGGGAGCCGGGGGAGTTTTGGCTCAGCGCGGCCGCAAGGGTCTCCTGGTCAACGCAGCCCCGGCGCGCCCTGGACTCCAGTAAAGCGCCGCTGTACGGCTGGTTTCCCGACGGTGTCCTCAATACCTCCTACAACGCCCTGGACCGCCATGTGGAGGCCGGCCGGGGGGACCAGGATGCCCTGATCTTCGATTCGGCCATGCTTGGCATCCAGCGCCGGTTTAGCTACGCGGAACTCACCGGCCTCGTGGCGCGCTTTGCCGGGGCCCTCCGCAACCGCGGCGTGGGCAAGGGCGACCGCGTGGTGATCTACATGCCGATGATTCCCGAGGCCGCCATTGCCATGCTTGCAACTGCACGGCTTGGGGCAGTGCATTCAGTGGTGTTTGGCGGATTCGCCCCAAAGGAGCTTGCGTCCCGCATTCGGGACGCCGCCCCCGCCCTCGTGGTCACTGCCTCGGGCGGAATCGAACCGTCGCGCCGCATTGAATACCTCCCCGCCGTCGCGGACGCCCTCGCCCTGGCCGGCGTGCCGGATCTCCCCGTTATTGTCACGGCACGGGAAGGTTTCGCCGCCACGGCAGCGGAGCACGGCTGGCTGGACTGGGATGCTGAAATGGCCGCCGCCGAACCGGCCGGGCCGGTGGATGTCGCTGCTACGGATCCGCTGTACATCCTGTACACCTCGGGTACTACCGGGACGCCCAAAGGCGTGGTCCGGGACAACGGCGGACACGCCGTCGCCCTCAATTGGACGCTGGACAACATCTACGGCATCGGTCCGGGGGACGTCATGTGGACCGCCTCGGATGTCGGCTGGGTAGTGGGGCACTCCTATATCGTCTACGGCCCTCTGCTGGCCGGCGCCACAACGGTCCTCTACGAGGGAAAACCGGTCGGAACCCCGGATGCCGGCGCTTTCTGGCGCGTGGTCCAGGACCACGGCGTCAACGTCCTGTTCACGGCGCCCACGGCACTGCGGGCCATCCGGAAGGCGGACCCGGAAGCAGCCCTGCTGGGCGCCTACGACATTTCCAGCCTGCGCACCCTCTTCACGGCAGGGGAGCGGCTGGACACGGACACGTTCCACTGGGCCTCGCGGACGGTGCGTGTTCCCGTGGTGGACCACTGGTGGCAGACGGAGACGGGCTGGGCGATCTGCGCCAATCCCCGGGGACTGGAAGAGCTGCCGATCAAACCGGGTTCGCCCAGCGTTCCCATGCCGGGGTTCAAACTCCGCATCGTGGACGGACTCGGGGAGGACTTGGGGCCCGGAAGCGAAGGCAACATTGTGCTGGACCTGCCGCTGCCGCCCGGGACGCTGGCAACGCTCTGGGGCGACGACGAACGCTACATCTCCTCCTACCTGCAGGCTTTCGAAGGCTGCTACGCCACCGGGGACTCCGGCTACCAGGACGGGGACGGCTACGTGTTCGTCATGGGGCGGACCGACGACATCATCAACGTTGCGGGGCACAGGCTGTCCACGGGCGCCATGGAACAGGTCATTGGGCAGCACCCGGCCGTGGCCGAGTGCGCGGTGATCGGCCTGGCGGATCCGCTGAAGGGCCAGCGTCCCAGCGGCTATGTTGTGCTCAAGTCCGGGGTCGACGTGCCGCAGGACGTCCTGGAAAAGGACCTGGTGGCGCTGGTGCGCCGGGATATCGGGGCCGTGGCAGACTTCAAGCACGTTACTGTGGTGGATGCCCTGCCCAAGACCCGGTCAGGAAAGATCCTCCGCAAGACCATGCGCCAGATTGCCGACGGCGGGGAATACACGGTGCCGTCCACCATCGAGGACGCCGGGGTGATAGACCAGCTCATCGGGATCCTCCGCCCCACGGCAGGGTGA
- a CDS encoding MmgE/PrpD family protein — translation MVKENHVRVYKSEENLPREEQLAYKIAKVATDPVPVTDEVTDMVINRVIDNASVAIASLNRSPIVAARAQALAHGPSTGGQGAKVFGIGERVSPEWAAWANGVAVRELDYHDTFLAADYSHPGDNIPPILAVAQHTGASGHDLVRGIATGYEIQVNLVKAICLHKHKIDHVAHLGPSAAAGIGTLLGLDVETIFQSVGQALHTTTATRQSRKGEISTWKAHAPAFAGKMAVEAADRAMRGQTSPVPIYEGEDGVIAWMLDGPDASYMVPLPEAGEAKRAILDTYTKEHSAEYQAQAWIDLARKLNREHPEATDPANVKSVLIKTSHHTHYVIGSGANDPQKYDPKASRETLDHSIPYIFTVALQDGAWHHVDSYAPERAARPDTVDLWQKVSTEEDPEWTRRYHSLDIAEKAFGGSVEIILAGGTVITDEIAVADAHPLGARPFGREQYVNKFRTLAAGLVEEAEIERFLAAVERLPELAAGELDQLNITAAPGVIDLGAAPKGLF, via the coding sequence ATGGTTAAGGAAAACCACGTCCGCGTTTACAAGAGCGAGGAAAACCTGCCCCGCGAGGAGCAGCTCGCCTACAAGATCGCCAAGGTAGCCACCGATCCCGTCCCGGTCACCGACGAGGTCACAGACATGGTGATCAACCGGGTGATCGACAACGCCTCGGTTGCCATCGCGTCCTTGAACCGCAGCCCCATCGTGGCCGCCCGGGCCCAGGCGCTGGCGCATGGTCCCAGCACCGGGGGCCAGGGGGCCAAGGTCTTCGGTATCGGCGAGCGCGTTTCCCCCGAATGGGCGGCATGGGCCAATGGGGTGGCGGTGCGCGAACTGGACTACCACGACACCTTCCTGGCGGCCGACTATTCGCACCCTGGCGACAACATCCCGCCGATCCTTGCCGTTGCCCAGCACACCGGGGCCAGCGGACACGACCTGGTGAGGGGCATCGCCACCGGGTATGAGATCCAGGTGAACCTGGTCAAGGCCATCTGCCTGCACAAGCACAAGATCGACCACGTGGCCCACCTGGGCCCGTCGGCTGCGGCGGGCATCGGCACGCTCCTGGGGCTCGACGTCGAGACCATCTTCCAGTCCGTGGGACAGGCACTGCACACCACCACCGCCACGCGGCAGTCGCGCAAGGGCGAAATCTCCACCTGGAAGGCGCACGCTCCGGCGTTCGCAGGGAAGATGGCCGTGGAGGCCGCGGACCGTGCCATGCGGGGCCAGACCTCGCCCGTGCCGATCTATGAAGGCGAGGACGGGGTGATCGCCTGGATGCTGGACGGCCCGGACGCCTCGTACATGGTCCCGCTGCCGGAAGCCGGGGAGGCCAAGCGCGCGATCCTGGACACGTACACCAAGGAACATTCCGCCGAGTACCAGGCCCAGGCCTGGATCGACCTCGCGCGGAAGCTGAACCGTGAGCACCCCGAGGCTACCGACCCCGCGAACGTGAAGTCCGTGCTGATCAAAACGAGCCACCACACGCACTATGTGATCGGCTCCGGCGCCAACGATCCGCAGAAGTACGATCCCAAGGCCAGCCGGGAAACCCTGGACCACTCCATCCCCTACATTTTCACGGTGGCACTGCAGGACGGCGCGTGGCACCACGTGGACTCCTACGCCCCCGAACGCGCCGCACGCCCGGACACGGTGGACCTGTGGCAGAAGGTGAGCACCGAGGAAGATCCTGAGTGGACGCGGCGCTACCATTCGCTGGACATTGCCGAGAAGGCCTTCGGCGGTTCCGTGGAGATCATCCTGGCGGGCGGCACAGTCATCACGGACGAGATCGCCGTGGCCGACGCCCATCCGCTCGGCGCGCGCCCCTTCGGCCGGGAGCAGTACGTCAACAAGTTCCGCACCCTCGCCGCCGGACTGGTGGAGGAAGCGGAAATCGAAAGGTTCCTCGCCGCCGTCGAACGCCTCCCGGAACTCGCCGCCGGCGAACTGGACCAACTGAACATCACTGCGGCGCCGGGGGTCATCGACCTGGGCGCGGCACCGAAGGGCCTGTTCTGA
- a CDS encoding NUDIX hydrolase: protein MPGTPETTPAAKQVSDAPSPRRLLSTEKVYEGRIWDVVSDSFQLQETGEALTRDYIDHPGAVAVLPMNADGEILLLRQYRHPVGMDLWEIPAGLLDIEGEDFVVGAARELAEEADLAAGTWNVLADFFNSPGSSSEAIRIYLARDLIDIPHHERHERTDEEAEIEFHWISLDDAVASVLAGRLHNPSAVVGILAAAAARAGGYEGLRPADAPWPAHPSQR, encoded by the coding sequence ATGCCCGGCACACCTGAAACCACCCCTGCTGCAAAGCAGGTTTCGGATGCACCGAGCCCGCGCCGTCTTTTGTCTACCGAGAAGGTCTACGAGGGCCGGATCTGGGACGTGGTCAGCGACAGTTTCCAGCTGCAGGAGACCGGTGAGGCCCTGACCCGCGACTACATCGACCACCCCGGGGCAGTCGCGGTCCTGCCCATGAACGCCGACGGCGAAATCCTCCTCCTCAGGCAATACCGCCATCCGGTGGGCATGGACCTCTGGGAAATCCCGGCCGGCCTGCTGGATATCGAAGGGGAGGACTTCGTGGTCGGGGCCGCCCGCGAACTGGCCGAGGAAGCGGACCTTGCCGCGGGAACGTGGAACGTCCTGGCCGACTTCTTCAATTCCCCCGGGTCCTCCAGCGAGGCCATCAGGATCTACCTTGCCCGGGACCTCATCGACATACCCCACCACGAACGCCACGAGCGGACGGATGAGGAAGCCGAGATCGAGTTCCACTGGATCAGCCTGGACGACGCCGTGGCGTCGGTGCTGGCCGGCAGACTCCACAACCCGTCCGCCGTCGTTGGAATCCTGGCAGCGGCCGCGGCCCGCGCCGGCGGGTATGAAGGCCTCCGTCCAGCGGATGCGCCGTGGCCGGCCCACCCCAGCCAGCGCTGA
- a CDS encoding GntR family transcriptional regulator, translating into MRASDRAYEALRDDITEWRLLPGTVLAEVEQSERLGVSRTPLREALSRLTAEGLTTTAGSRGVVVTDVSLDDIDELFELRETLECKAAALAAERGDSAVFVQLQKEFLEAPALIDGSDPGRHAYYELAGRLDAAIDAAASNSYLAQAMRGLRVHLVRVRRLAADDAHRLTAAAAEHAAIAEAIAAGNPRLAEAATTLHLHRSLSHVKNTHTPHDKEHHG; encoded by the coding sequence ATGCGCGCCAGCGACAGGGCCTACGAAGCGCTGCGCGATGACATCACCGAGTGGCGCCTCCTGCCGGGCACGGTGCTGGCAGAGGTGGAGCAGTCGGAACGCCTTGGCGTCTCGCGCACGCCCCTCCGGGAGGCGCTGAGCCGTCTCACGGCGGAAGGGCTGACGACGACGGCCGGCAGCCGCGGCGTCGTCGTCACCGACGTTTCACTCGACGACATCGACGAACTTTTTGAGCTCCGCGAAACACTGGAGTGCAAAGCGGCAGCGCTCGCAGCCGAACGCGGCGACTCTGCCGTGTTCGTGCAGTTGCAGAAGGAATTCCTCGAAGCACCCGCCCTCATCGATGGCAGCGACCCGGGCCGGCACGCTTATTACGAGCTCGCGGGGCGCCTCGACGCGGCCATCGATGCTGCTGCTTCCAACTCCTACCTGGCCCAGGCCATGCGCGGCCTGCGTGTGCACCTGGTCCGGGTCCGCAGGCTTGCCGCCGACGACGCGCACCGGCTCACTGCCGCTGCCGCCGAGCACGCGGCCATCGCCGAGGCCATCGCCGCCGGAAACCCCCGGCTGGCCGAGGCAGCCACCACGCTCCACCTGCACAGAAGCCTTTCACACGTCAAAAACACGCACACGCCCCACGACAAGGAGCACCATGGTTAA
- a CDS encoding bifunctional 2-methylcitrate synthase/citrate synthase — MAEQDIKKGLAGVVVDYTSVSKVNPDTNSLLYRGYPVQELASRCSFEEVAYLLWNGELPSQDQLAEFTARERAGRALDPVVKQVVDTLPTSSHPMDVCRTAASVMGARHPLAEDSSREANMAKAVDLFAAMPAVVAYDQRRRHGQSVVEPRDDLGYSANFLWMAFGEEQVPEVVEAFNVSMILYAEHSFNASTFTARVITSTLSDLHSAVTGAIGALKGPLHGGANEAVMHTFDEIGIRPEESLEEAAARAKAWMENALAQKRKVMGFGHRVYKHGDSRVPTMKAALDKMIAHYGRPEILGLYQGLETAMDEAKAIKPNLDYPAGPTYHLMGFDTATFTPLFVASRITGWTAHIMEQLDSNSLIRPLSEYNGPEERHLP; from the coding sequence ATGGCTGAACAGGACATCAAAAAAGGTCTCGCCGGCGTCGTAGTGGATTACACATCCGTTTCGAAGGTCAACCCGGACACCAACTCACTGCTGTACCGCGGCTACCCGGTCCAGGAGCTCGCCTCCCGGTGCAGCTTCGAGGAAGTTGCGTACCTGCTCTGGAACGGGGAACTGCCCAGCCAGGACCAGCTAGCTGAATTCACTGCCCGGGAGCGGGCCGGGCGCGCCCTGGACCCGGTGGTCAAGCAGGTGGTCGATACCCTGCCCACCAGCTCGCATCCCATGGATGTCTGCCGGACAGCCGCGTCGGTGATGGGGGCCAGGCATCCGCTGGCGGAAGACTCGTCGCGGGAGGCCAACATGGCCAAAGCGGTGGACCTCTTCGCCGCCATGCCGGCCGTGGTGGCGTACGACCAGCGCCGCAGGCACGGGCAGTCCGTGGTGGAGCCCCGCGACGACCTTGGCTACTCGGCCAATTTCCTCTGGATGGCGTTTGGCGAGGAGCAGGTACCGGAGGTGGTGGAGGCCTTCAACGTTTCCATGATCCTGTACGCCGAGCACAGCTTTAACGCCTCGACGTTCACGGCACGGGTCATCACGTCCACCCTCTCGGACCTGCACTCGGCGGTCACCGGAGCCATCGGTGCGCTGAAGGGACCACTGCACGGCGGAGCCAACGAGGCCGTCATGCATACCTTCGACGAGATCGGGATCCGGCCCGAGGAGTCCCTTGAGGAGGCAGCAGCCCGGGCCAAGGCGTGGATGGAGAATGCGCTCGCCCAGAAGAGGAAAGTGATGGGCTTCGGCCACCGCGTGTACAAGCACGGCGACTCCAGGGTGCCCACCATGAAGGCTGCGCTGGATAAGATGATCGCCCACTACGGGCGGCCCGAGATTCTGGGCCTGTACCAGGGGCTTGAAACCGCCATGGACGAAGCCAAGGCCATCAAGCCCAACCTCGACTACCCGGCAGGGCCCACCTACCACCTGATGGGCTTCGACACCGCAACGTTCACTCCCCTGTTCGTTGCCAGCCGCATCACGGGCTGGACGGCGCACATCATGGAGCAGCTGGACTCCAACTCGCTGATCCGGCCGCTGAGCGAGTACAACGGCCCCGAGGAGCGGCACCTGCCGTAG